Within Eggerthella timonensis, the genomic segment GGCCGGCGGCCCAGATCGAACCACCGGCTCCGCGAGTGGTTGCCCGGCATGGACTCGTGGAGGTAGGTGCCGTCCACCTCGAAGGAATCGCCACGCAGGGGCAGGAGCCTGCGCCCCATGACCTCGCAGGCCCGCATCCTCATGAACCAGGCGGTGTACAGGCTCGTCCCGCAGCGGCGGGCCGTCTCCCGCAGGGGCAGCGCGTCGGCCGCGCAGGCCGCGAACTCCATCCAAGCGGCGGGCGGCAGCTTGGACCGGCCCAGCAGGCCGAGCGTCTTCGCCCCGAACGTGCGCCCGCAGCCCCGGCACAGCCAGCGCTGGGAGCCGCCCGCGTCGCGGCCCTTCCGCACGAAGGAGGGGCAGCCGCACCTCGGGCAGCGGTCGGGCTCGCCCCGCCCCGCCAGCGCGAGGTCCTCGGCAATGGCCTCCCTGAGCGCGTCGGCGAGATCCCGCTTCTCGGCGAGGGTCATGTCCTTCACTTGGCCTATAATGCTCATGGCGGGTCCTTTCCCCGATGCTCTTTCGACAACCGCATCGTAGGGCTGGGGACCCGCTTTCCGTGTCCCGGAAAGGGTACTATGTCAATCTTGGTTTAACAGCGGACTCCCCGCTTCCTCGCCAAAACGCCGCCATCGGCGGCTGGCGCCGTGCGGGATCGCCAAAACGCCGCCATAAGTGGCTGGCGCCGTGCAGGATCGCCAAAACGCCGCCATCGGTGGCTGGCGCCATGCGGGATCTTTCGATTCCGCAGTTTCCCTGTCCCGCTCAGGAGGGCACTCCTTCCGGCAGGGCCTCCGCTCAGGATGCCAAGCTCCCCCCCCCAATGCAAGAGCACCCTCTCGGGGTTGCGATCCGAGAGGGTGCTCTCTGCTGTTGCGCGCTTGAGCGCGGAGTGGGTTAGTTGGCCGCGCCCAGACGGTCGTCCAGCGGATCGATGGGCGGGATGTCCCAGTTGTCGCCGGGCAGGTGCGGCGCCATCTCGTCCTCGTTTCCGGCGGCGGCGAGGCGGGCGAAGTAGTCCTTCGTCTCCTTCACCACCACGCCGGACAGCGCGATGAGGGCGATCATGTTCGGCAGCGCCATCAGGCCGTTGAAGATGTCGGCGATGGTCCACACGGCAGCCACGGTCATGTACGGGCCGATGAACACGGCGGCGATGTAGAGCCAGCGGTAGGTCTTCACGGCTTTCATCGAACCGTTGCTGAAGTACTCAAGGCAGCGCTCGCCGTAGTAGTCCCAGCCCAGGATCGTGGTGAAACCGAACAGCACCAAGCAGGCCATCAACACGAATGATACCACTTCGCCCGGGATGAACGGCAGACCCGCCTGGAATGCCGCGGTGGTCACGGCAGCGCCTTCGAGGCCGGGGATCTGGTACGCACCGGTCATGACGAGCGCGAGGCCGGTCATCGAGCACACCACGATGGTGTCCAGGAACGTGCCGGTCATGGACACGAGGCCCTGGCGCACCGGCTCCTTCGTCTGCGCGGCGGCAGCGGCGATGGGGGCGGAGCCCAGGCCGGCCTCGTTCGAGAAGATGCCGCGCGCGATGCCCTTCTGCATGGCGATGATGATGGCGCCCAGCATGCCGCCCGCGGCCGCCTGCAGGCCGAATGCGCTTTCAAAAATGGTGACGAACGCGCCGGGGATCTTGTCGATGTTCGTGATGATGAGCAGCAGCGAGAAGCCCACGTACAGCACCACCATCGCGGGGATGACGCGCTCGGACACCTTCGCGATGCGCTTCAAGCCGCCGATGACCACGAGGCCCACCAGCACGGCCAACACGATGGAGCCGATGACGGTGAAGATGGAGTAGTCCATGCCCAGGATGTTCACGGTTGCGTTCTTCTCGGGGTCGAAGAACCCGGTGATGGCGCTGGAGATGGAGTTGACCTGCG encodes:
- a CDS encoding alanine/glycine:cation symporter family protein, whose amino-acid sequence is MINDGLVAIDDFIWGVPLMVLILFGGILLTVRLRGVQFRQLPRALRYMIKNETGGEGEVTSFGALCTALSATIGTGNIVGVATAIVAGGPGAMFWMWLAALFGMATKFSEGLLAVKYRSVDKKTGHVLGGPFYYIERGMGKNWRWLAKVFAFFGMCVGLFGIGTFTQVNSISSAITGFFDPEKNATVNILGMDYSIFTVIGSIVLAVLVGLVVIGGLKRIAKVSERVIPAMVVLYVGFSLLLIITNIDKIPGAFVTIFESAFGLQAAAGGMLGAIIIAMQKGIARGIFSNEAGLGSAPIAAAAAQTKEPVRQGLVSMTGTFLDTIVVCSMTGLALVMTGAYQIPGLEGAAVTTAAFQAGLPFIPGEVVSFVLMACLVLFGFTTILGWDYYGERCLEYFSNGSMKAVKTYRWLYIAAVFIGPYMTVAAVWTIADIFNGLMALPNMIALIALSGVVVKETKDYFARLAAAGNEDEMAPHLPGDNWDIPPIDPLDDRLGAAN